In Spiroplasma chinense, the DNA window TTACCGTTAAAAACACCAAACTTGTTTTTACCTTTAATTTTCTTTGTGGAGTCATTCTTTTTCAACTAAATCACCATCTCTATAAACGTAACGTGTTACACTGTTATCTATAGCATATTGTATCATTTCTTCTAACATTAAATCTTTTTCTTGTTCTTCTGCTACAAAAACTTTTGGTTTTGTAACTGGATTTCTTGGAACATATAAAGAACAAACATCATCAAAAGGAAGAATTGAAATTTCATAAGTTTCTATTTCTTTTGAAATTTTGATTATTTCTTCTTTATCAAAAGTAATTACCGGTCTTAAAATTGGTAACTGTGAGGTTCTATTAATAACATTAATAGACTCAATAGTTTGAGATGCCACTTGTCCTAAACTTTCTCCAGTAATGATAGCTTTAGCACCAATTATGTTTGAAATTTCATTACCAATTCTCATAAAAATTCTTCTCATTAAAGTAATTCTGTATGATTCTTCTTTAATATGCATTAACTCTCTTAATATCATTGAAAAATCACAAACATATAAAGAGAAACTTGACTGATTATATCTTTCTAATCTTTTTGCAAGTTGAAAAACTTTATCTAAAGCTTCTGGAGTTGTGTGTGGTGGGGTCATGAAGTGTAAGAAATCCACTTGCATTCCACGTTTCATAGTTAAATAACTTGCAACTGGAGAATCAATACCTCCACTTAGCATTGAAAGCCCTTTTCCACTTACTCCAACTGGCAATCCTTTTGCTGCACTAATTCTTGAAGTAAATATATAGACTCCATCAGATTT includes these proteins:
- the thiI gene encoding tRNA uracil 4-sulfurtransferase ThiI — protein: MKSILVRYGELTLKGNNRSVFITKLVQNIKFKLKHLKEFVEYKKDNNSLTIEVKEEKLEEVLKILTRIFGIYSVSIVDIVEKNEQKILDKTLEIAQALKEHTFKVEVERKDKSFDANSMDLKIKIASNILRNTNHLKVDVHNPENKINVVIKSDGVYIFTSRISAAKGLPVGVSGKGLSMLSGGIDSPVASYLTMKRGMQVDFLHFMTPPHTTPEALDKVFQLAKRLERYNQSSFSLYVCDFSMILRELMHIKEESYRITLMRRIFMRIGNEISNIIGAKAIITGESLGQVASQTIESINVINRTSQLPILRPVITFDKEEIIKISKEIETYEISILPFDDVCSLYVPRNPVTKPKVFVAEEQEKDLMLEEMIQYAIDNSVTRYVYRDGDLVEKEWLHKEN